From Argopecten irradians isolate NY chromosome 12, Ai_NY, whole genome shotgun sequence, one genomic window encodes:
- the LOC138304866 gene encoding LOW QUALITY PROTEIN: leukocyte receptor cluster member 9-like (The sequence of the model RefSeq protein was modified relative to this genomic sequence to represent the inferred CDS: inserted 1 base in 1 codon) — protein MASSENTNPTETTEENDDVQLSEINAAKQAFNGQCRVLTDVGDHRHIVTLVPKDTDLVIKFQLTANYPNDVPGILIKSSVLDEEETSALQSHLQLKAEQLRRTRVILVLAEEAGTWLGDQGIVLGERSQEHNQTKKNQHWHDAKQGDKKRKEDKKRSKKRLEEKEKRETENMKKAAMKTAEDVIKRIQWDSQLPQDEFIVGYIDRFTGIQEKYFDSFSWEDISSVDYTVLAIPKHRIQYFKYRDIKIWDKNDRLDNVFGSLGSKITVYDVIEKCKREDKKRTTEAATNENEDSDDEDXSDSDDGITVSVGGSANPTAATNFEDDDEDLSDGDDEGFDKYWRDKMRPNHFVALRISNDDITNTAEDIQNIILEHEPQYSECCIPPKALHITLCTLGLDTPEQISNAVQALKKIKPELEAIVPKDKPIIMKGVEQFFNRVLYAKVECPPEFYQFVEHLKLCLKEAGVDIRDNHDFVPHMTVMKITRPVARATGKKYISPWLYSGQAEVDFGTQVVDNVHLCEMGFGRQDDGFYMSPISISW, from the exons ATGGCGTCCTCTGAAAATACTAACCCCACCGAAACAACAGAGGAAAACGACGATGTCCAGTTGTCCGAAATCAACGCTGCGAAACAGGCCTTCAATGGACAGTGTCGTGTCCTGACCGATGTAGGGGATCACAGACATATAGTTACTCTCGTTCCTAAGGACACAGATTTGGTCATCAAATTCCAGCTTACGG CCAACTACCCAAATGACGTACCTgggattttaatcaaatcgtcaGTTCTGGACGAGGAAGAGACGAGCGCCCTCCAAAGCCATCTGCAGTTGAAAGCGGAACAGCTGAGAAGGACAAGGGTGATACTAGTTCTGGCGGAGGAGGCCGGGACCTGGCTCGGGGATCAGGGGATCGTACTCGGGGAGAGGAGTCAGGAACATAACCAGACCAAGAAAAATCAGCACTGGCATGATGCTAAACAGGGCGACAAAAAGAGAAAGGAGGATAAAAAAAGATCGAAGAAACGTTTGGAAGAGAAAGAGAAAAGggaaactgaaaatatgaagAAAGCAGCAATGAAAACAGCAGAAGATGTGATCAAGCGGATACAGTGGGACAGCCAGCTACCTCAGGACGAGTTCATTGTCGGCTATATAGATAGATTTACAGGGATACAGGAAAAGTACTTCGATTCGTTCAGTTGGGAGGACATATCTTCTGTAGACTATACAGTATTAGCCATACCCAAACACAGGATTCAGTATTTCAAATATCGGGACATTAAAATATGGGATAAAAATGATAGACTAGACAATGTTTTTGGATCTTTGGGAAGTAAAATTACCGTTTATGATGTTATTGAGAAATGTAAACGAGAAGACAAGAAAAGGACAACGGAGGCAGCTACAAACGAGAACGAGGACAGTGATGACGAGG ATAGTGACAgtgatgacggtataactgTTTCGGTCGGTGGATCTGCCAATCCCACCGCCGCCACCAATTTTGAAGACGACGATGAGGATTTGTCAGATGGTGATGATGAAGGATTCGATAAATATTGGCGAGACAAAATGAGACCAAACCACTTTGTAGCCTTGAGAATTTCTAATGATGACATAACAAATACGGCGGaagatatacaaaacataaTCCTAGAACACGAGCCCCAGTATAGCGAATGTTGTATCCCTCCCAAGGCCCTTCATATCACGCTATGTACTCTGGGGCTAGACACACCAGAACAGATATCCAACGCCGTACAGGCGCTCAAAAAGATCAAACCGGAACTGGAGGCCATAGTGCCCAAAGATAAACCAATCATAATGAAAGGCGTCGAACAATTCTTCAATCGCGTCCTGTATGCAAAGGTGGAATGTCCACCAGAATTCTACCAGTTTGTCGAACATTTAAAGTTATGTTTAAAAGAAGCAGGTGTTGATATACGTGACAACCATGACTTTGTTCCTCATATGACTGTGATGAAAATCACGCGCCCGGTTGCTAGGGCGACTGGTAAGAAATACATATCGCCATGGCTTTACTCGGGTCAAGCAGAAGTAGACTTCGGGACACAAGTTGTGGACAATGTCCATCTCTGTGAGATGGGATTCGGTCGTCAGGATGACGGATTCTACATGTCACCGATATCCATTTCCTGGTGA